One genomic segment of Mycolicibacterium neworleansense includes these proteins:
- a CDS encoding SDR family oxidoreductase, whose translation MSKSPLRRLSEQLLLTSMRPPLTERLQARGDIDVAGKRILLTGASSGIGEAAAEKFAAKGASVIAVARRQELLDDLVGRITAKGGDARAHAVDLSDMDAIDELVATVERDLGGVDILINNAGRSIRRPLAESLDRWHDVERTMTLNYYSPLRLIRGLAPGMRDRRDGHIINVATWGVMNESSPLFAVYNASKAALAAVSRVVETEWAADGVHSTTLYYPLVKTPMIAPTRAYDGLPGLSAGEAADWMLTAARTRPVQIAPRMAVTAKALNTVAPGLVDAVMKRQRVQPV comes from the coding sequence ATGAGCAAGAGCCCGCTGCGCCGGCTGTCCGAACAGCTGCTGCTGACCAGCATGCGCCCGCCATTGACCGAACGGCTGCAGGCCCGAGGTGACATCGACGTCGCAGGCAAGCGGATCTTGCTGACCGGTGCTTCGTCGGGCATCGGCGAAGCGGCGGCAGAGAAGTTCGCCGCGAAGGGGGCCAGCGTGATCGCGGTGGCGCGCCGTCAGGAACTGCTCGACGACCTGGTCGGCCGGATCACCGCCAAGGGCGGCGACGCCCGCGCCCACGCGGTGGACCTGTCCGACATGGATGCCATCGACGAGCTGGTCGCCACCGTCGAACGCGACCTCGGCGGCGTCGACATCCTGATCAACAACGCCGGCCGCTCGATTCGGCGTCCGCTGGCCGAATCGCTGGACCGCTGGCACGACGTCGAGCGCACCATGACGCTCAACTACTACTCACCGCTGCGGCTCATCCGCGGCCTGGCCCCCGGCATGCGCGACCGCCGCGACGGGCACATCATCAACGTCGCCACCTGGGGCGTGATGAACGAATCCTCGCCACTGTTCGCCGTTTACAACGCCTCCAAGGCTGCGCTGGCCGCGGTCAGCCGGGTCGTCGAAACCGAATGGGCCGCCGACGGTGTGCATTCCACGACGCTGTACTACCCGTTGGTGAAGACCCCGATGATCGCCCCCACCCGGGCCTACGACGGGCTGCCCGGGCTGTCGGCCGGCGAGGCCGCCGACTGGATGCTGACCGCGGCACGCACTCGCCCGGTGCAGATCGCCCCGCGTATGGCCGTCACCGCCAAGGCACTCAACACCGTCGCGCCCGGACTGGTCGACGCCGTGATGAAACGGCAACGGGTCCAGCCGGTCTGA
- a CDS encoding pyridoxamine 5'-phosphate oxidase family protein, protein MTIIGKLDQRFSEATEATDWDTAAGALAAAGLYWLTTVRGDGRPHVTPLVGVWTDDAFVFCTGPSEQKARNLQVGAAVVVTTGTNAWNAGLDVVVEGVAARVTGRQRLTALTDAYRAKYGDDWNFDCNDEVFDPEGEAAIVYEVTPAKVLAFAKSPHGQTSFRF, encoded by the coding sequence ATGACGATCATCGGCAAGCTCGACCAGCGTTTCAGCGAGGCGACCGAAGCAACCGACTGGGACACCGCTGCCGGGGCACTCGCTGCTGCCGGGTTGTACTGGCTCACGACGGTGCGGGGCGATGGGCGCCCGCACGTCACACCGTTGGTAGGCGTGTGGACCGACGATGCGTTCGTGTTCTGCACCGGGCCGTCGGAGCAGAAGGCACGCAACCTGCAGGTCGGTGCGGCCGTCGTCGTCACCACCGGTACCAACGCCTGGAACGCCGGCCTCGACGTCGTCGTGGAGGGCGTCGCGGCACGGGTGACCGGCCGTCAGCGGCTCACCGCCCTGACCGATGCCTATCGGGCCAAATACGGCGATGACTGGAATTTCGATTGCAACGACGAGGTTTTCGACCCGGAGGGCGAAGCCGCGATCGTTTACGAGGTGACCCCGGCCAAGGTGCTCGCATTCGCGAAATCACCCCACGGGCAGACCAGCTTCCGTTTCTGA
- a CDS encoding 1,4-dihydroxy-2-naphthoyl-CoA synthase: MSADNPFDPTAWEPVPGFDDLTDITYHRHVADGTKQPTVRVAFDRPEVRNAFRPHTVDELYRVLDHARMSPDVGVVLLTGNGPSAKDGGWAFCSGGDQRIRGRSGYQYAAGETAETVDPARAGRLHILEVQRLIRFMPKVVICLVNGWAAGGGHSLHVTCDLTLASRQHARFKQTDADVGSFDGGFGSAYLARQTGQKFAREIFFLGRAYDAETMYQMGAVNEVVDHAELESVGLQWAAEINGKSPQAIRMLKFSFNLIDDGLVGQQVFAGEATRLAYMTDEAVEGRDAFLEKRDPDWSGFPRYF; encoded by the coding sequence GTGAGCGCAGACAACCCGTTCGATCCCACAGCCTGGGAGCCGGTGCCCGGCTTCGACGATCTGACCGACATCACCTATCACCGTCATGTCGCCGACGGCACCAAACAACCGACGGTGCGAGTCGCATTCGACCGGCCCGAGGTACGCAACGCCTTCCGGCCGCACACGGTCGACGAGCTGTACCGCGTCCTCGACCACGCCCGGATGTCCCCCGACGTCGGCGTGGTGTTGCTGACCGGCAACGGCCCATCGGCCAAGGACGGCGGCTGGGCGTTCTGCTCCGGCGGGGATCAGCGCATCCGCGGCCGGTCCGGCTACCAGTACGCGGCAGGCGAAACCGCCGAGACCGTGGATCCGGCGCGGGCCGGGCGGCTGCACATCCTCGAGGTGCAGCGGCTGATCCGGTTCATGCCGAAGGTGGTGATCTGCCTGGTCAACGGGTGGGCCGCCGGCGGCGGGCACAGCCTGCACGTCACCTGCGACCTGACCCTGGCCAGCCGCCAGCACGCCCGGTTCAAGCAGACCGACGCCGATGTGGGCAGCTTCGACGGCGGGTTCGGCAGCGCCTACCTGGCCCGCCAGACCGGGCAGAAGTTCGCCCGCGAGATCTTCTTCCTGGGCCGCGCCTACGACGCCGAGACCATGTACCAGATGGGCGCGGTGAACGAGGTCGTCGACCACGCCGAGCTGGAGTCCGTCGGTCTGCAGTGGGCCGCCGAGATCAACGGCAAGTCACCCCAGGCGATCCGGATGCTGAAGTTCTCGTTCAACCTGATCGACGACGGCCTGGTGGGCCAGCAGGTGTTCGCCGGGGAGGCCACCCGCCTGGCCTACATGACCGACGAAGCCGTCGAAGGCCGTGACGCGTTCCTGGAGAAGCGCGATCCGGACTGGAGTGGTTTCCCGCGCTACTTCTGA
- a CDS encoding nitroreductase family deazaflavin-dependent oxidoreductase, whose amino-acid sequence MADDRIKPPWWLKYVNKVMIGLNKFGVGGDKGPVVLTVPGRKTGKPRSTPVTPMTVDGHRYVVGGLPGGDWAANARAAGEATVRQGRHDQRVRVVEIPAEQARPLLRQFPVLVPTGVGFMRNAGLVTGPNPDEFEALAGRCPVFRLDPV is encoded by the coding sequence ATGGCTGACGACCGCATCAAGCCACCGTGGTGGCTGAAGTACGTCAACAAGGTGATGATCGGGCTCAACAAGTTCGGCGTCGGCGGTGACAAGGGACCCGTGGTGCTGACCGTGCCGGGCCGCAAGACCGGGAAACCACGGTCCACACCCGTCACCCCGATGACCGTCGACGGCCACCGCTACGTCGTCGGCGGACTACCCGGTGGTGACTGGGCGGCCAACGCCCGCGCCGCGGGCGAGGCCACTGTGCGCCAGGGCCGGCACGACCAGCGCGTGCGTGTGGTTGAAATTCCCGCCGAGCAGGCCCGGCCGCTGTTGCGCCAGTTTCCGGTCCTGGTACCGACCGGCGTCGGCTTCATGCGCAACGCCGGCCTGGTGACCGGGCCCAACCCCGACGAGTTCGAGGCCCTGGCCGGGCGGTGCCCGGTGTTCCGGCTGGACCCGGTCTAG
- a CDS encoding HAD family hydrolase, which translates to MADMVSAVLFDFSGTLFRLEEQDSWFAGMAVDEREVDGHVQTELMRRLTAPTGRSVAMTDEQYRAWANRDLAPHLHREAYLHVLRESGLADHHAEALYNRVIDPASWTAYPDTARVFKNLNAQGIRTAVVSNIAFDVRPAFTTIGATEHVDEFVLSFEVGAVKPDPAIFTTALDRLGVAPADTLMVGDSEEADGGARAVGCRFALVDPLPTAERPDGLITALQGVGIRA; encoded by the coding sequence ATGGCGGACATGGTGTCGGCCGTGTTGTTCGACTTCTCCGGGACCCTGTTCCGCCTCGAGGAACAGGACAGCTGGTTCGCCGGGATGGCCGTCGACGAACGCGAGGTCGACGGCCACGTCCAGACCGAATTGATGCGCCGCCTGACCGCCCCGACCGGACGATCCGTGGCGATGACCGACGAGCAGTACCGGGCCTGGGCCAACCGCGACCTGGCTCCGCATCTGCACCGAGAGGCCTACCTGCACGTGCTGCGGGAATCCGGGCTGGCCGACCACCACGCCGAGGCGCTCTACAACCGGGTGATCGACCCGGCGAGCTGGACCGCCTATCCCGATACCGCGCGGGTGTTCAAAAACCTGAACGCACAAGGCATCCGGACAGCCGTCGTCTCCAACATCGCGTTCGACGTACGCCCGGCCTTCACGACGATCGGCGCCACCGAGCACGTCGACGAGTTCGTGCTGTCCTTCGAAGTCGGTGCGGTCAAGCCAGACCCGGCGATCTTCACCACCGCGCTGGACCGCCTCGGCGTCGCCCCTGCCGACACGCTCATGGTCGGCGACAGCGAGGAGGCCGACGGCGGCGCCCGCGCGGTGGGGTGCCGATTCGCACTCGTCGACCCGCTCCCCACCGCCGAGCGCCCCGACGGACTGATCACGGCCCTGCAGGGTGTCGGTATCCGCGCCTAG
- a CDS encoding RNA polymerase sigma factor, with amino-acid sequence MRATLDAVWRMEAAKILATLTRTVGDVALAEDLASDALLDALTQWPQSGVPRNPGAWLTTVAKRKAIDHWRRAENLDAKYAVLARDLAEHVEESWDPDRIDDDVLRLIFIAAHPVLSREAQVALTLRMIGGLSTDEIARAFLISTATAAARITRAKKSLTQANPPFEVPPRDEYPQRLSAVLSVIYLIYNEGYSASFGQRWIRDELCAEALRLGRVLAALVPDEPEVHGLLALMEFQSSRFAARTDAQGRPILLEDQNRARWDRAQIQRGVAALQRSSAARQQRGWGPYALQAALAECHAVAPTAADTDWSRIVALYDALLQITPSPVVQLNRAVAVAMHSGPREALAIVDGIEGLDGSYLLPSVRGELLSRLGRHREAAQEFTRAAALTDNEREREVLTGKATREHG; translated from the coding sequence ATGCGGGCCACGCTCGACGCGGTGTGGCGGATGGAGGCGGCCAAGATCCTGGCCACGCTGACCCGCACGGTCGGCGACGTCGCCCTCGCCGAGGATCTGGCCTCCGACGCCCTGCTCGACGCGCTCACGCAATGGCCGCAGTCCGGGGTGCCGCGCAACCCCGGCGCCTGGCTGACCACGGTGGCCAAACGCAAGGCCATCGATCACTGGCGGCGCGCGGAGAACCTCGACGCCAAGTACGCGGTGCTGGCCCGCGATCTGGCCGAGCATGTCGAAGAGTCATGGGATCCCGACCGGATCGACGACGATGTGCTGCGGCTGATCTTCATCGCCGCCCACCCGGTGTTGTCCCGCGAGGCCCAGGTGGCGCTGACCCTGCGGATGATCGGCGGATTGAGCACCGACGAGATCGCCCGGGCTTTCCTGATCTCCACGGCCACCGCGGCCGCCCGCATCACCCGGGCCAAAAAGAGCCTGACCCAAGCCAACCCGCCTTTCGAGGTGCCACCCCGCGACGAATACCCGCAGCGGCTGTCGGCAGTGCTGTCGGTCATCTACCTGATCTACAACGAGGGCTACTCGGCGTCGTTCGGACAACGCTGGATCCGTGACGAATTGTGTGCCGAGGCATTGCGATTGGGCCGCGTACTGGCCGCCCTGGTACCCGACGAACCCGAGGTCCACGGCCTCCTGGCACTGATGGAGTTCCAGTCTTCACGCTTTGCGGCCCGCACCGACGCGCAGGGCCGGCCCATCCTGTTGGAAGACCAGAACCGCGCACGATGGGACCGCGCCCAGATTCAGCGCGGTGTCGCAGCCCTGCAACGCTCCAGTGCCGCACGGCAGCAACGAGGTTGGGGCCCGTACGCACTGCAGGCCGCGCTCGCCGAATGCCACGCGGTGGCCCCGACCGCCGCCGACACCGACTGGAGCCGCATCGTCGCGCTCTACGACGCACTCCTGCAGATCACGCCGTCGCCCGTGGTGCAGCTCAACCGCGCGGTGGCCGTCGCGATGCACTCGGGCCCGCGGGAAGCGCTGGCCATCGTCGACGGTATCGAAGGCCTGGACGGCTCATACCTGCTGCCCAGCGTGCGCGGCGAACTGCTGTCCCGGCTGGGCCGGCACCGGGAGGCGGCCCAGGAGTTCACCCGGGCGGCCGCACTCACCGACAATGAACGTGAGCGAGAGGTACTGACCGGCAAGGCAACCCGCGAGCATGGCTGA
- the fadD8 gene encoding fatty-acid--CoA ligase FadD8, protein MSDALLHHPIHSGHLTVGALKRNKDKPVLFLGDTTLTGGELAERISQYIQAFEALGAGTGEGVGLLSLNRPEVLMIIGAGQTQGYRRTALHPLGSLDDHAYVLSDAEVTTLIIDPTPAFVERALGLLEKVPSLRQILTIGPVPEALAASNASVTDLTAEAAKYSPVPLVAAELDPDHVGGLTYTGGTTGKPKGVMGTVRSISTMTTIQLAEWEWPENPRFLMCTPLSHAGAAFFTPTIVKGGELVVLTKFDPAEVLRVIEERRITATMLVPSMIYALMDHPDSHTRDLSSLETVYYGASAMNPVRLAEALKRFGPIFAQYYGQSEAPMVISYLGKKDHDEKRLTSCGRPTLFARTALLDAEGNPVPRGEVGEICVSGPLLAGGYWKLPEATADTFKDGWLHTGDMAREDEDGYWFIVDRVKDMIVTGGFNVFPREVEDVVAEHPSVAQVCVIGTPDEKWGEAVTAVIVLRPDADSSDEAVATVTAEIQAAVKDRKGSVQSPKQVIVVDSVPVTALGKPDKKAVRAQFWEGAARAIG, encoded by the coding sequence ATGAGTGATGCGCTGCTGCACCATCCGATCCATTCCGGCCACCTCACGGTCGGCGCGCTCAAGCGCAACAAAGACAAACCCGTGCTGTTCCTCGGCGACACCACACTGACCGGTGGCGAGCTCGCGGAACGCATCAGCCAGTACATTCAGGCCTTCGAGGCCCTCGGGGCGGGCACCGGCGAAGGCGTCGGCCTGCTGTCGCTGAACCGGCCCGAGGTGCTGATGATCATCGGTGCCGGCCAGACCCAGGGATACCGTCGCACCGCACTACACCCTCTCGGTTCGCTGGACGACCACGCCTACGTGCTGTCCGACGCCGAGGTGACCACCCTCATCATCGACCCCACGCCCGCCTTCGTGGAGCGGGCCCTCGGGTTGCTGGAAAAAGTGCCGTCGCTGCGCCAGATCCTGACCATCGGCCCCGTGCCCGAGGCGCTGGCCGCCTCCAACGCGTCGGTCACCGACCTCACGGCCGAGGCCGCCAAGTACTCCCCCGTCCCGCTGGTGGCCGCCGAACTCGACCCCGATCACGTCGGCGGGCTCACCTACACCGGTGGCACCACCGGTAAGCCCAAGGGCGTGATGGGCACTGTCCGGTCCATCTCCACGATGACCACCATTCAGCTCGCCGAATGGGAGTGGCCCGAGAACCCGCGCTTCCTGATGTGCACCCCGCTGTCGCATGCGGGCGCGGCCTTCTTCACGCCGACCATCGTCAAGGGCGGCGAACTGGTGGTGCTGACCAAGTTCGACCCGGCCGAGGTGTTGCGGGTCATCGAGGAGCGCCGCATCACCGCGACCATGCTGGTGCCGTCGATGATCTACGCACTGATGGACCATCCCGACTCGCACACCCGGGATCTGTCCTCGCTGGAGACGGTGTACTACGGCGCCTCCGCGATGAACCCGGTGCGGCTGGCCGAGGCGCTCAAGCGCTTCGGGCCGATCTTCGCGCAGTACTACGGCCAGTCCGAGGCCCCGATGGTGATCTCGTACCTGGGCAAGAAGGACCACGACGAGAAGCGGCTGACCTCCTGCGGCCGGCCCACGCTGTTCGCGCGGACCGCGCTGCTGGACGCCGAGGGCAACCCCGTGCCGCGGGGCGAGGTCGGCGAGATCTGCGTGTCCGGCCCGCTGCTGGCCGGCGGCTACTGGAAGCTGCCCGAGGCCACCGCCGACACGTTCAAGGACGGCTGGCTGCACACCGGCGACATGGCCCGTGAGGACGAGGACGGCTACTGGTTCATCGTCGACCGGGTCAAGGACATGATCGTCACCGGTGGGTTCAACGTGTTCCCGCGCGAGGTCGAAGACGTTGTGGCCGAACATCCTTCGGTCGCGCAGGTGTGCGTGATCGGCACCCCCGACGAGAAGTGGGGCGAAGCCGTCACCGCGGTGATCGTGCTACGTCCAGACGCAGACTCCAGCGACGAAGCGGTGGCCACGGTGACCGCCGAGATCCAGGCCGCGGTCAAGGACCGCAAGGGCTCGGTGCAATCGCCCAAGCAGGTGATCGTCGTGGACTCCGTGCCGGTGACCGCACTCGGCAAGCCCGACAAGAAGGCCGTGCGGGCCCAGTTCTGGGAGGGCGCGGCCCGCGCGATCGGCTGA
- a CDS encoding YciI family protein, which translates to MSRYMLIMRSTPEAEVAMAEQNIDFDEIIASMGRYNEELIKAGVLLAGEGLTDPDEGFVVDFNADPPVVTDGPYTEAKELFNGFWILDVSSKEEAKQWARKCPLGCGVKLEVRRVSETDEFPQDNEWIQKEIQWKAEVAEKLAQQARAAANR; encoded by the coding sequence ATGTCGCGCTACATGCTGATCATGCGGTCCACCCCCGAGGCTGAGGTCGCCATGGCCGAGCAGAACATCGACTTCGACGAGATCATCGCGTCGATGGGCCGCTACAACGAAGAGCTGATCAAGGCCGGCGTTCTGCTGGCCGGTGAGGGACTGACCGACCCCGACGAAGGATTCGTCGTCGATTTCAACGCCGATCCCCCGGTGGTCACCGACGGGCCCTACACCGAGGCAAAGGAACTGTTCAACGGCTTCTGGATCCTCGATGTCTCGTCCAAGGAGGAGGCCAAGCAGTGGGCGCGGAAGTGCCCGCTGGGATGCGGTGTGAAGCTGGAGGTCCGCCGGGTCAGCGAGACCGACGAGTTCCCGCAGGACAACGAATGGATCCAGAAAGAGATCCAGTGGAAGGCCGAGGTGGCCGAGAAGCTCGCCCAGCAGGCCCGCGCGGCCGCCAACCGCTGA
- a CDS encoding amidohydrolase encodes MTSPADLVLYGNVLTVNAAQPTAEAIAVSDGRIVAVGPRTEVAAWVGPGTDVREVDGCVMPGFVEAHGHPLMEAMTLSGRIVDIRPVTLPDADAVVGAIRAEVANRGADGAFLNGWDPLLQHGLPEPTLAWLDTVAPQTPLVIVHNSGHKAYFNSSAARRAGLTKDTPDPKGAKYGRDGNGELDGTAEETGAVFPLLGDAISVSDYPAMLAAECARLNRAGLTTCSEMAFDPMFRPLLAQMREQLTVRLRTYEMSTAALHTDATPFEGDDAVRQVGIKIWVDGSPWIGNIDLTFPYLDTDATRTIGVVPGSCGHANYTKEQLAEIVGTFFPQGWQLACHVHGDAGVDTILDVYQEALGRWPREDHRLRLEHVGAITPQQLQRAHALGVTCSLFVDHLHYWGDVLVDGLFGPEHGGRWMPAGSAVATGMRISLHNDPPVTPEEPLRNISVAVTRTAPSGRVLAPEERLTVEQGIRAQTIDAAWQLFADNVIGSLEVGKYADLVIVSADPRDTAPESIADLEVRATFLAGRQVYPKAG; translated from the coding sequence ATGACCAGCCCGGCTGATCTCGTCCTCTACGGAAACGTCCTCACCGTCAACGCCGCGCAACCGACCGCAGAGGCGATCGCGGTGTCCGACGGCCGCATCGTGGCGGTCGGGCCCCGGACCGAGGTTGCAGCCTGGGTGGGGCCCGGCACCGACGTCCGTGAGGTCGACGGTTGTGTCATGCCGGGTTTCGTCGAGGCGCACGGTCATCCGTTGATGGAGGCGATGACCTTGTCGGGGCGCATCGTCGACATCCGTCCGGTCACCCTGCCCGACGCCGATGCGGTGGTCGGCGCGATCCGCGCCGAGGTGGCAAACCGGGGCGCCGACGGTGCCTTTCTGAACGGCTGGGACCCGTTGCTGCAGCACGGATTGCCCGAACCCACGCTGGCCTGGCTCGACACGGTCGCCCCGCAGACCCCACTGGTGATCGTGCACAACTCGGGCCACAAGGCGTACTTCAACTCCTCGGCAGCGCGCCGCGCCGGGCTGACGAAAGACACCCCGGATCCCAAGGGTGCCAAGTACGGCCGCGACGGCAACGGTGAGCTCGACGGCACGGCTGAGGAGACCGGGGCGGTGTTCCCGCTGCTGGGCGATGCCATCTCGGTCAGCGACTATCCGGCGATGCTGGCCGCCGAATGTGCGCGTCTGAACCGCGCCGGCTTGACCACCTGCTCGGAGATGGCGTTCGATCCGATGTTCCGGCCGCTGCTCGCGCAGATGCGCGAGCAGTTGACGGTGCGGCTGCGCACCTACGAGATGTCCACCGCGGCGCTACACACCGATGCCACGCCGTTCGAGGGCGACGATGCCGTGCGCCAGGTCGGGATCAAGATCTGGGTCGACGGGTCGCCGTGGATCGGCAACATCGACCTGACGTTCCCGTATCTGGATACCGACGCGACCCGAACCATCGGGGTGGTGCCCGGCTCCTGCGGGCACGCCAATTACACGAAGGAGCAGCTCGCCGAGATCGTCGGGACGTTCTTTCCGCAGGGCTGGCAGTTGGCCTGCCACGTGCACGGCGACGCCGGGGTGGACACCATTTTGGACGTCTACCAGGAAGCACTGGGGCGCTGGCCACGAGAAGATCACCGGCTACGGCTGGAACACGTCGGTGCCATCACGCCCCAGCAGTTGCAGCGGGCGCACGCCCTCGGGGTCACGTGCAGCCTGTTCGTCGACCACCTGCACTACTGGGGCGACGTGCTCGTCGACGGGTTGTTCGGCCCTGAGCACGGTGGCCGGTGGATGCCCGCGGGGTCGGCGGTCGCGACCGGCATGCGGATCTCCCTGCACAACGATCCGCCGGTCACCCCGGAGGAGCCGCTGCGCAATATCAGTGTGGCCGTCACGCGGACCGCGCCGAGCGGCCGAGTGTTGGCACCCGAAGAACGGCTCACCGTCGAGCAGGGGATTCGGGCACAGACGATCGATGCGGCGTGGCAGTTGTTCGCCGACAACGTGATCGGATCGCTCGAGGTCGGCAAGTACGCCGACCTGGTGATCGTGTCGGCGGACCCGCGGGATACCGCCCCGGAGAGCATCGCCGACCTGGAGGTACGGGCCACGTTCCTGGCCGGGCGCCAGGTTTACCCGAAAGCCGGTTGA
- a CDS encoding long-chain-fatty-acid--CoA ligase, with protein sequence MSDLPAPKFLDERVAHWAATKPDEEAVTYLSRTWTWSQWYDRIQRLAGALSAWGVGRGDVVAFLDKNHPACVEMTLAAASLGAANAIINFRLAADELDYVLNDCGAKVLVVGEELRGGIDAIADRLTSVEHIVTVTPEGGDGDEYEALLAAASPVGHSPDAQPDDTAIIMYSSGTTGRPKGIALTNTNVIAHTLNAFEGWTLSEGDKSLVAMPLFHVGGSSYMQWGLHHGAPTYMTREVDGMALAGGILAGANRTFLVPAVLAKVFDTGEDAVKLFGALKTFAYGASPMPLPLLRSALQAWPETEFIQVYGLTEVSGAISRLGPDDHRAASEARLMSAGTVVPGGEVKVVDPDTGAEVPVGEQGELWFRTPQLMKGYLNRPEATAESITPEGWFRTGDIGRIDDGGYIFVEDRLKDMIISGGENIYSIEVERVLAEHPAVTEVAVIGVPDEKWGESVKAVVTLDGDVTERDLIAFAREHLAAYKCPKSVDIVDELPRNPTGKILKKDLRKPYWEGRDRATV encoded by the coding sequence ATGTCAGATTTGCCGGCCCCGAAGTTTCTCGACGAACGCGTAGCCCACTGGGCAGCGACGAAACCCGACGAGGAGGCGGTCACGTATCTGAGTCGCACGTGGACCTGGTCGCAGTGGTACGACCGGATCCAGCGGCTGGCCGGTGCGCTGAGCGCGTGGGGTGTCGGCCGCGGCGACGTGGTGGCATTCCTCGACAAGAACCACCCGGCCTGTGTGGAGATGACGCTGGCTGCCGCGTCACTCGGGGCGGCCAACGCCATCATCAACTTCCGGCTTGCCGCCGACGAGCTGGATTACGTGCTCAACGACTGCGGCGCCAAGGTTTTGGTGGTCGGCGAGGAGCTCCGGGGTGGCATCGACGCGATCGCCGACCGGCTGACGTCCGTCGAGCACATCGTCACCGTGACCCCCGAGGGCGGTGACGGGGACGAGTACGAGGCGCTGCTCGCCGCCGCGTCGCCCGTCGGCCATTCGCCGGACGCCCAGCCTGACGACACGGCCATCATCATGTATTCCTCGGGCACAACGGGCCGGCCCAAAGGTATTGCGCTCACCAACACCAACGTCATCGCCCACACGCTGAACGCTTTCGAAGGCTGGACGCTCAGCGAAGGGGACAAGAGCCTGGTGGCCATGCCGCTGTTCCATGTCGGTGGTTCGTCGTACATGCAGTGGGGCCTGCACCACGGCGCGCCGACGTACATGACGCGTGAGGTGGACGGGATGGCGCTGGCCGGCGGAATTCTGGCCGGAGCCAACCGGACGTTCCTCGTGCCTGCGGTGCTGGCCAAGGTGTTCGACACCGGCGAGGACGCGGTGAAGCTGTTCGGCGCGCTCAAGACCTTCGCCTACGGTGCGTCGCCAATGCCGTTGCCGCTGTTGCGTTCTGCGTTGCAGGCGTGGCCGGAGACGGAGTTCATCCAGGTGTACGGGCTCACGGAGGTGTCCGGCGCGATCAGCCGCCTGGGCCCCGACGACCACCGCGCGGCCAGCGAAGCGCGGCTGATGAGTGCGGGCACGGTGGTCCCCGGCGGCGAGGTCAAGGTGGTCGACCCCGACACCGGCGCCGAGGTTCCCGTCGGTGAGCAGGGTGAATTATGGTTCCGCACACCGCAGTTGATGAAGGGATATCTCAACCGTCCGGAAGCGACGGCCGAGTCGATCACACCTGAGGGCTGGTTCCGCACCGGCGACATCGGCCGCATCGACGACGGTGGCTACATCTTCGTCGAGGACCGGCTCAAGGACATGATCATCTCCGGTGGCGAGAACATCTATTCGATCGAGGTCGAGCGTGTGCTGGCCGAACATCCCGCGGTCACCGAGGTCGCCGTGATCGGCGTTCCCGACGAGAAATGGGGCGAGTCGGTGAAAGCTGTTGTGACACTTGACGGGGACGTCACCGAACGGGATCTGATCGCCTTCGCCCGGGAACATCTAGCGGCCTACAAGTGTCCCAAGTCGGTCGACATCGTCGACGAGTTGCCCCGCAATCCCACCGGCAAGATTCTCAAGAAGGATCTGCGCAAGCCGTACTGGGAGGGCCGCGATCGTGCCACCGTGTAG